A single window of Myxocyprinus asiaticus isolate MX2 ecotype Aquarium Trade chromosome 48, UBuf_Myxa_2, whole genome shotgun sequence DNA harbors:
- the LOC127437427 gene encoding insulin gene enhancer protein isl-2a-like isoform X1: protein MVDILPHPSFLGDMGDHSKKKSGIAMCVGCGSQIHDQYILRVSPDLEWHAACLKCAECSQYLDETCTCFVRDGKTYCKRDYVRLFGIKCAKCNIGFCSSDLVMRARDNVYHMECFRCSVCSRHLLPGDEFSLRDEELLCRADHGLLMERALAGSPCSPGNIHSNRPLHIQEPVPVRQPPHRNHVHKQSEKTTRVRTVLNEKQLHTLRTCYNANPRPDALMKEQLVEMTGLSPRVIRVWFQNKRCKDKKRSILMKQLQQQQHSDKTNLQGLTGTPLVAGSPIRHDTTVQGNPVEVQTYQPPWKALSEFALQSDLDQPAFQQLVSFSESGSLGNSSGSDVTSLSSQLPDTPNSMVPSPVET, encoded by the exons ATGGTGGATATTCTACCCCATCCTTCTTTCTTGGGTGATATGGGGGATCATTCAAAAA AGAAGTCTGGAATCGCCATGTGTGTCGGCTGTGGAAGTCAGATCCATGATCAGTACATACTGCGAGTGTCCCCGGACCTGGAGTGGCACGCAGCCTGTCTGAAGTGCGCAGAATGCAGTCAGTACCTGGATGAGACGTGCACTTGCTTCGTCCGAGATGGCAAGACCTACTGCAAGAGAGATTACGTACG ACTATTCGGGATCAAATGCGCCAAATGTAACATCGGTTTCTGCAGCAGTGACCTGGTGATGAGGGCGCGGGACAACGTCTACCACATGGAGTGTTTCAGGTGCTCGGTGTGCAGCAGACATCTGCTCCCGGGAGACGAGTTCTCCCTGCGGGACGAGGAGCTGCTCTGCCGGGCGGATCACGGGCTGCTGATGGAGCGCGCCTTGGCCGGGAGTCCCTGCAGTCCCGGGAACATTCACTCCAACAGGCCCCTGCACATCCAAG AACCAGTGCCAGTTCGACAACCACCTCACCGGAACCACGTTCATAAGCAGTCTGAGAAGACCACGCGCGTTCGGACagtattaaatgaaaaacagCTTCACACTCTTCGGACGTGTTATAACGCGAACCCGCGGCCGGACGCGCTCATGAAAGAACAGCTCGTGGAAATGACGGGTCTGAGCCCACGCGTCATACGAGTGTGGTTCCAAAACAAACGCTGCAAAGACAAGAAGAGGTCCATACTTATGAAACAACTACAGCAACAGCAGCACAGCGATAAAACG AATCTTCAAGGTCTCACGGGAACGCCTCTGGTGGCAGGCAGCCCGATTAGACATGACACCACAGTCCAGGGAAATCCTGTAGAAGTTCAAACATATCAGCCTCCCTGGAAAGCCTTGAGCGAGTTTGCCTTACAGAGTGACCTGGACCAGCCCGCTTTCCAACAGCTG GTGTCATTTTCCGAGTCGGGATCGTTGGGTAACTCGTCGGGTAGTGATGTGACCTCTCTGTCATCGCAGTTACCTGACACCCCCAACAGCATGGTGCCCAGTCCCGTGGAGACGTGA
- the LOC127437427 gene encoding insulin gene enhancer protein isl-2a-like isoform X2 yields MVDILPHPSFLGDMGDHSKKKSGIAMCVGCGSQIHDQYILRVSPDLEWHAACLKCAECSQYLDETCTCFVRDGKTYCKRDYVRSDLVMRARDNVYHMECFRCSVCSRHLLPGDEFSLRDEELLCRADHGLLMERALAGSPCSPGNIHSNRPLHIQEPVPVRQPPHRNHVHKQSEKTTRVRTVLNEKQLHTLRTCYNANPRPDALMKEQLVEMTGLSPRVIRVWFQNKRCKDKKRSILMKQLQQQQHSDKTNLQGLTGTPLVAGSPIRHDTTVQGNPVEVQTYQPPWKALSEFALQSDLDQPAFQQLVSFSESGSLGNSSGSDVTSLSSQLPDTPNSMVPSPVET; encoded by the exons ATGGTGGATATTCTACCCCATCCTTCTTTCTTGGGTGATATGGGGGATCATTCAAAAA AGAAGTCTGGAATCGCCATGTGTGTCGGCTGTGGAAGTCAGATCCATGATCAGTACATACTGCGAGTGTCCCCGGACCTGGAGTGGCACGCAGCCTGTCTGAAGTGCGCAGAATGCAGTCAGTACCTGGATGAGACGTGCACTTGCTTCGTCCGAGATGGCAAGACCTACTGCAAGAGAGATTACGTACG CAGTGACCTGGTGATGAGGGCGCGGGACAACGTCTACCACATGGAGTGTTTCAGGTGCTCGGTGTGCAGCAGACATCTGCTCCCGGGAGACGAGTTCTCCCTGCGGGACGAGGAGCTGCTCTGCCGGGCGGATCACGGGCTGCTGATGGAGCGCGCCTTGGCCGGGAGTCCCTGCAGTCCCGGGAACATTCACTCCAACAGGCCCCTGCACATCCAAG AACCAGTGCCAGTTCGACAACCACCTCACCGGAACCACGTTCATAAGCAGTCTGAGAAGACCACGCGCGTTCGGACagtattaaatgaaaaacagCTTCACACTCTTCGGACGTGTTATAACGCGAACCCGCGGCCGGACGCGCTCATGAAAGAACAGCTCGTGGAAATGACGGGTCTGAGCCCACGCGTCATACGAGTGTGGTTCCAAAACAAACGCTGCAAAGACAAGAAGAGGTCCATACTTATGAAACAACTACAGCAACAGCAGCACAGCGATAAAACG AATCTTCAAGGTCTCACGGGAACGCCTCTGGTGGCAGGCAGCCCGATTAGACATGACACCACAGTCCAGGGAAATCCTGTAGAAGTTCAAACATATCAGCCTCCCTGGAAAGCCTTGAGCGAGTTTGCCTTACAGAGTGACCTGGACCAGCCCGCTTTCCAACAGCTG GTGTCATTTTCCGAGTCGGGATCGTTGGGTAACTCGTCGGGTAGTGATGTGACCTCTCTGTCATCGCAGTTACCTGACACCCCCAACAGCATGGTGCCCAGTCCCGTGGAGACGTGA